The Geothrix oryzae DNA window CCGCTCAACGCCGGAAGTACGACCACGGGGCCCGCGAACACCGCCCGCCGCACCATCGTGGCGAACGCGAAGTGCCTGGACTGCCACGGCGCCATGGGCGTGTTCACCACCAAGGCCTTCCATGCGGGCCAGCGCAACGATCCCCAGACCTGCGAGTTCTGCCACAACGGCCAGCGGGTGAACAACGGCTGGGGCGTGAACATGAAGGATTTCGTCCACGCCATCCACGGCGCGGGCAAGCGGCAGGCCAAATTCTCCTGGGAAGCCTCCGCGGGCGACACCTACTGGAAGACCACCTATCCGGGCGTCCTGAACAACTGCGAGGCCTGCCACCTTCCCGGCACCTATGATTTCGGCCTCTCCACCAACGCGGGCGAGCTGCCCGACCTGCTCTGGACCACCGTCGCCACCGGCACGGTCCCCACGCCGGTGAATGTGGTCGTCACGGGCAGCGAGCCGATCCCCGGCGTCTACTGGTCCCCCTATGCGGCCGCCTTCGGTTCCGGCTTCGCCTTCGGGACCGGCTTCAGCTACAACGCCAATACCGGCGCCACCACCACGGCTGCGGGCACCACCCTGGTGAACTCGCCGTATGTGGCCGCCTGCTCCAACTGCCACGACAGCTCCCTGGCCATCTCGCACATGCAGACCAACGGCGGCACCTTCTACGGCAGCCGGGCCAGCGTTACGGCGGGGGGCAAGTTCGTGCGGCAGGAGCAGTGCTTCCTCTGCCACTCCGCCGGCAAGATCGCCGATGTGCGGGTGGTCCACATGACCTTCAAGTGAGGATGCCCGAGGGGGCGGCCCCAGGCTGCCCCCTCGGTCTACCCCTTGAGGAGCCGCTCTGAGATGCGGGTCCGCAGGATCTCGGGCACCAGCTCGGACAGGTTGCCGCCCATGCTGCCGATCTCGCGGACGAAGCGGCTGCTCACGGCGCTGTACTTCTCCTTGGGCATGAGGAAGACGGTTTCCAGCTCCGGGGCCAGCTTCCGGTTCATGAGGGCCATCTGGAACTCGTACTCGAAATCGCTGAAGGCCCGCACGCCCCGGATGATGAACTGGGCATTCTGCGCCTTGGCGAAGTCCACCAGCAGGCCGTGGAAGGTGGTCACCTCCACCTGGGGCAGGGTGGCCGTCAGTTCCTTCAGCATGGCGACCCGCTCATCCACGCTGAAGGCGGGGGATTTGGCAGGGTTGTGGAGGACGGCCACCACGAGCCGGTCCACGAGCTTCGCCGCCCGCTGGATGAGATCCCAGTGACCGAGGGTCACGGGATCAAAGGAGCCTGGATAAATGGCCGACCGCACGGTCACTCCGACAAGGATGGGGAATCAGCCTAGCGCATCCGGGCTGGCCCCAGGATCAAAGGTCCCTCCGGGGCGCCTCAGCGCTTGAGGATCCAGGTGCGGAAGCGGCCCGCGCCCTCGGTCTCGCACCAGCAGGGAAGTCCCTCCTGCCGGAACTGCTCCAGCAGCGGTTCGGGGCGGAAAGGGCTCAGGAGCTGCAGCGCCTCGCCGGGCGCCAAGGTCAGCAGGGCCCGGCGGGTGCGGGCCAGGGGGTGCTCGCCCGCCGCCAGCAGCCCATCGGCATCCAGGGTGGAGCGCACGGAGGCGGGTTGCGCCCAGTCAGGCCTGGGGTCCTCGACCGGCGCCCCGTCGGCCCGGCCGGGGGTTGCAGTGGTTTCGCCGGTCAGCTCCCGGAGGAAGCGCACGAGCTCCGCCGCGGGGAGGCCCGCGACGCGGGCCGCCTGCTCCACGGTGGCCAGCTTCGCCACCGTCCTGCGCAGGATGGGGTTCCGCAGCTTGGCGAACTCGGGGACCCGCGCGATGAGAGCCTCCTGCAGCTCGGGGTGGGCTTCAAGGAAGGCGCCGATCTTCGTTTCAGGCGTGATGTTCATGGGAACCTCAGGCCTGGGCCGGCGCGTCGTATTCGAGCAGACGGCGATCGCCCTCCAGGGCCCGCAGGCGCGTGAGGTCCTGGGTCACTTCGAGGGTGCCCAGGTAGGCCCCGGCTTCGTCGCGCACGGCGAAATAGCGGATGTGGACAAACTTCCCCTGCATCTGGATCCAGAACTCCGCCACGGTCTGGCGGCCGGCCTTGAAGTCGTTCAGGATGCGCTCGACCACATCCACGCTCTTGGGCGGGTGGCAGTGCTTCACCTCCCGGCCCAGGATGGTGCGGCTGCGGGCGAAAACCCGGTCGGGGCCCTCGCTGAAGAAGGCCACGCGGTCGTCCGCGTCCACGAAGGTGATGTCCACGGGCAGCGAGGAGAAGATGCCGATGAGCTGCTGGAAGCTGAGGGAGCCGCTGGGGAAGGCCACGGCCGAGGCCTCGGGCAGGCGGATGGGGTCCTCGGGCAGGGTGGCCACGGGCGGCGCGTAGCCCGCGGCGGGCTCCACCAGGCACCAGCCGTAGCGGGGGCTGTCCCGCCAGACCTCGCCCCACTCCTCCTCGGTGAAGAGGCCCAGGCACATGGGCAGGAGGATGGTCTCCTCCTTGTAGATCATGGATTCCAGCGCGGCCAGGGCCGGGCGCAGCACCGTGGGGACCAGGATCTTCAGCTCGGCGCCGCTGAGGCTCTCCTCCCGCAGCACTTCGATGGCCCCTTTGAGCAGGTCGCGCACCTCGTCGTCCTTGGCCCACATGACCTTGGAGGGCCCCGTGTTGCCATGGCGCTCCAGGACGGAGAAGACCAGGTGCTCTTTGCGCTGGTAGTGCTTGTCCACATCCATGAGGGCGTTGAAGGCCCCCAGCACGGCCAGGCGCTCGGTGGTCGGGTAGGCCTGGTCGGCCACGGACTCCAGGGCCGCGACCCGCTCCCGGGCGCTGCCGAGGGCGCTTTCCACGGCCCGGTTCTCCCGGCGGAAGGTGTCCACGGGATGACCGGGCGGCACTTCCCGGGGGGCGATGGGCTTGGCCACGGCGTCCTGGAGCACCTCCGCGTGGAGGTCGCACATGGACTTCACCTCCTCCGGGCTCATGCCGTCGGCCATGAGGGACTGCTCCATGGCCGCGATCTCGGTGGCATCCACCTCGCCCACCATGTGCGCCAGCCGCGCCTTCACCTGCTCGGGAGCCTCGCCCCGGTGCAGGTGCAGGATGATCTCTTTGAGGGTGGCGATCCGGTGTTCCCGGTTGTTGAGGAGTTCGCTCATGGTGTCTTCCCGTGGGGGGCCATCCCCGGGAAGAAGAAATAACATAGTAAATGAATCAACAATTCTCAAATGTGATCTGCGTCGTCCAGACCTGGATTCCCGGCCGGAGAGGGGCCGTGACCGAGTGCTAAAGTGGGACCATGAGCGAGAAACTGAGCGTCGGCCTTCTCTTCGGCGGGGAATCCCCTGAACACGAAGTCTCCATCGTCACGGCGCGGGCCATCGCCGAACATCTGGATTCGGTGCGGTTCCAGGTGCGGCCCATGGGCATCGCTCGCAACGGCGTGTGGGCCGTCCTCGGCGATCCCTTTGCGCGGCTGGCGGCGGGCGAGCTGCCGGAGCGGAGCGACCACCCCTTCCTCCCCTTGGAGAAGGGCGCGGAGGCCACGCCGCTGCCGGATGTCTTCTTCAATGCCCTGCACGGCGCGGGAGGCGAGGATGGCCAGATCCAGGGCTACCTGGAGCTGCTGCACCGGCCCTACACGGGGGCGGGGCTGCTGGCCATGGCCGCGGGCATGGACAAGTGGATCACCAAGCGCCTCTGGGAATCGGAAGGCCTGCCGGTGGTGCCCTATGTGGGGCTCACGGAGGAGCGGTGGCGGCGCGAAGCCGCGGTCTGCCTCGCGGAATGCGCCAAACTCGGGCTGCCCCTCTTCGTGAAGCCCGCCAACCTGGGCAGCAGCATCGGCGTGGAGAAGGTGAAGCGCGCCGAAGACCTGCCGGCGGCCCTGGACCGGGCCTTCACCTTCGATCGGCGGGTGCTGGTGGAGCAGGGGCTCGATGTGCGCGAGATCGAGGTGGCGGTGCTGGGGGGCGACGAGCCCCAGGTGTCCCAGCCGGGCGAAGTGATCGTGGCCGACGAGTTCTACACCTTCGAGGACAAGTACCTCCACGGCAAGAGCCGCACGGAGATCCCCGCGAACATCCCCGAGGAGCTGGCCGACCTGGTGCGCAAGCTGGCGGCCAGGGCCTTCGCGGCCTCGGACGGCTACGGCATGGCGCGGGTGGATTTCTTCCTGGAGCGGCTCACGGGGCGGGTCTTCCTCAACGAGCTGAACTTCATCCCGGGCTTCACCAGCATCTCCATGTATCCCAAGATGATGGCGGCCAGCGGCGTGCCCTATGCGGACCTGCTGACCCGGCTCATCGACCTGGCCCTGGCCCGGCATGCCCAGATCGTGGTCAAGCAGAAGGGGTTCCAGTCCGGCAGCGACTGGTTCCGGGGCGCTCAAGGTTAGGCCGGGTCTGGCCGATACCAGCTCCATGGATGGATTCGGCATCGCCCTCTCGGGACTGCGCGCGGCCAGCGCGGGGTTGGCCGTGCAGGCGAACAATGTGGCCAACCTCCAGTCCGATGGCTTCCGGGCGAAGCGCGTGGCGTTCGTGGCCGAACCCGGTGGCGGCGTCCGGGCGCAGGGGGCGCCCGAGGATCCGGCCCCGGGGGTCCCCGGTGCCTCGAATGTGGATCTGGCCTCGGAAGCGGTGCAGGGCATGGGTTTCGACCTCATGTACAAGGCCAACCTCAAGGTCCTGAAAGCCGAGGACGAGCGCCTGAAGGCCACCCTCGATCTGAAGGCGTAGCCGCCGGGCGGAATAAGCCCCTACACTGAGGCCATGCACGCCCGCACCTGGCTCTCCGTCTTCTCGCTTCCCCTCGTGACTGCGTTCACCTTGCCGGTGCTCCAGCAGGGCACGCCGCCCAAAGCGGCGGCCAAGCCCGGGGGCAGGCCCGTGCCGCAGGATCCGCTCGCGGGCCTGTCCGACATCCAGGATGTGCTGGCCCTGGTGCAGCAGAACTATGTGGATGCCCCGGACATGGAGAAGGTCGTCTCCGGCGGCGTCCAGGCCGTGCTGGAGCGATCCCATCCCCTGAACGCCTACCTGTCGGCGGAGGATCTGCGCCTGCCGGATCCCGGCCCTGCCGAGGCCGGGCTCACGGTGATGAAGCGCGGCAACCTCTACGCCACGGTGTTGGCGGTGGTGCCCGGTGGGCCCGCGGCCAAGGCCGGCATCCAGGCGGGGGATGTGATCCGCAAGGTCGATGGGGATTCGGTGGGCCGACTCAGTTCTTGGGCGCTGGAACGCCGCCTGCGTGGAGAGGAGGGCTCGACGCTGGATCTCTACCGCTACTCCAACGCCACGGGCGACCTGGCCAAGACCACGCTCCATCGGCAGCGCCTCGCCGCGGCCCCCGCGACCCTCAAGCAGGGCGTCGGCGCGACGCTGCTGACCCTGCCCGACCTGGCCCCCGGCCGCGCCGAAGAGCTGAAGAAGCTGCTGGCTTCCGTGGACCGCAGCCACACGCTGGTTCTGGACCTGCGCCAGTGCGCCAAGGGATCGATGGAGGAAGCCGCGGCCGTGGCCGGCCTCCTGGGGGCCAAGGAGACCTTCGGCACCCTCCAGGAGGCGGGTAAGCCCGACCGTCCGGTGGCGGTGATCGGCTCCGGCACGCCCTTCGCGCGTCTGGCGCTGCTGATGGGCCGCTCCTCGCTCGGAGCTTCCGAGGTCCTTGCCACCTGCCTGAAGAAGGGCGGGGCGAAGGTCTTCGGCGAGAAGACCCTGGGCCTGGGCGTCGAGCGGAGCCGCTTCCCGCTGAAGCAGGGCGGGGCCGTGGAACTGGTCTCCCGCCGCTGGCTCGGCGCGGGCGGCGAAAAACTCGACCGCCAGGGCGTGGCGCCGGATCAGGTGTTGCGGCTCGCGGACGCGGACGATGCGCTCACCAAAGTGCTGGCTGCGCTCCAGGCGCCGCCGCCCGCTGCGAAGCCCGACGCGAAGCCCGTGGCGAAGGCCTCCTAGTTGGCCCGAGGGAAGGGGAAGCGCACCTCCACCCTGGCCCTGGTGGCCTGGGGGGCCTTCACGCTGCTGCTGGGCCTGGGCGTGGGCCTGCTGCTGGGCCAGCAGGGGTGCGGCAAGCGGGAGGCACCGGTCAAGCGGGAGGCCCCGAAGCCCGAGCCCAGGAAGCCCGAGAAGAAAAGCGCCGAACCGAAGGTGGCCCCCGCTCCGGAAGCCGCCAAGCCCCCGAGCCCGGAGCCCGCGCGTCCCCTCCCGGTGCTGGCCCTGGTGATCGACGACCTCGGCTATGTGCAGCCGGAGCTGGTGACGCGGCTGTGCAGCCTGCCCGTGGCCTTCAGCGTGGCGGTCCTGCCCTACCAGGAGCACACGCGGGTGAGCGCCGACATCGCCTACCGCCTGGGCAAAGAGGTGATGCTGCACCTGCCCATGGAGCCCATCGGCTACCCCGGCCCCAGCCGGGATCCCGGGCCCAACGCCATCCTCTACAACCTGCCCGAAGCGGAGGTCCGCCGCCGGGTGCGCATGGCTCTGGAGGAAGTCCCCCACCGCGTGGGCGTGAACAACCACATGGGCAGCCGCATCACGCCGGACCGCCTGCGCATGGGCTGGGTGCTCCAGGAGATCAAGGCCCGGAAGTACTTCTTCGTGGACAGCCGCACGGAGAAGGACAGCGTGGCCTTTGATGTGGCGGAGAAGCTGGGCATCCCCACGGTCCAGCGACGGGTCTTCCTGGATGACGACAAGGCCTTCCCCGAGATGGAGAAGCAGTGGGACCGGGCCATCAAGCTGGCGGAGAAGGACGGATCGGTCCTCATCATCGGCCACATCTACCCCGAGACCGTGGAGGCCCTCGAGAAGCTCGTGGCGCGCAGCAAGGGGCTGGTGCGCTTCGTGAAGGCAGGCGACCTGGCCAAGTGATAGGCTGATTCCGGCGATGGCGTCCGCCCCATAACCGCCTGGATGGCTGATGACGCCTGTGGATCCTGGAGGACACAGGCATGGGCGTTCATTCTTTTCTCGCGGTCGGCGTGGGCGCGGCGCTGGGGGCCTGGTTGCGCTGGGGCCTTGGCGCGCTGCTGAATCCCCTGGTACCGACCCTTCCCCTGGGTACGGTGGCGGCGAACCTGCTGGGGGGCTACCTTGTGGGCGTGGCCGTCGCCGTGTTCGCCCAGCACCCGGGCTTGGCGCCCGAAGCAAGGCTCCTCATCATCACGGGGTTTCTGGGGGGGCTCACGACCTTCTCGACCTTCTCCGCCGAGGCGGTACACCTCCTGACACGCGGGGAATACGCCTGGGCCGCCGGTCACATGGCGATCCACCTGGCGGGTTCCCTGTCCATGACGCTGCTGGGCCTGCTGACGGTGAAGGTCTTCGTGAAAGCCTGAGGAGGCGTCATGAGAGGCACCTTTCTGATCTTCTATGTCCAGGAGGACCGCACCCGGCACGGGATCCTGGTCTACGAGTGGCTGTTGAAGCACGCCCGCGGGCTGGGGCTGAAGGGGGGCTCGGCCGTGAAGGCCATTGCGGGATTCGGTCGCCACGGCCTCATCCACGCGGACCACTTCATCGAGCTGGCGGGGGACCTGCCGGTGGAAGTCTCGTTCATGGCCTCGGACGAGGAGGCGGATCGCCTGCTGGCCTCCATCGGGAGCGAGGGCCTCTCCGTGTTCTATGTCCGGATTCCCGCCGAGTGCGGCGTGCTCAATCCGGAGGCCCATCCATAGCCACCGTCAGTGCCCGCAGCCGCAGCCGCCGGTGAAGGCCGCGCTCCGGGCGGCGCGGATCATGCCGAGGCCCTCTTTCCCGATGAGCCCCGCCAGGCCCAGCGCCGCGGCGGCATCCACCCACCAGAGGGCCGGCAGGAGCAGGAACAGCAGGCTGCCGGCGAAGAGCACCACGGACAGTTGGATGCAGGCCAGGCTGCAGGCCGCGTCGGCCTCCACGGTGGCGCTGTCCGGGGCCCGGGCCACGCGGAGCTTCGCACGCCACAGGAAGACCATGAAGGTCAGGGACAGGGCCGAGATGATCAGGCCCGGCAGGGTGGTGGGCGGATGGACGCGGGCCGTGAGCTGGAGAAGGGCCCCCCCGGCGATGCCCAGGGCCAGGGCCAGGAACAGCCAGCCGATGCTCCGGGTGGCCTTGCGCTCGCGCTCAAGGTTGCCGTGATCCAGCAGCTTCCACAGCACCAGCAGGGCCGAGGCCACCTCGATGAAGCTGTCGGCGCCGAAGCCGAAGAGGGCCACGGAATCGTCCGCCCAGCCGAAGGCCATGGAAACGAGCCCTTCCGCCAGGTTGTACCCGATGGTCAGGGCGGATAGCCAGAGGGCCCGGCGGCGCCAGTCCACCTGGTTCACGCCCGAATTCACGGATGGGGCTCGCGGACTTTGCGGGCCTTCACCAGCACCAGGGTCGATCCCTGCGGATGGCGCTCCATGTGCACCTCGTCCATGACCTGCCGCATGAAGAAGACGCCTCGGCCGCCGGGCTTGAGCAGGTTCTCGGGCAGGTTCGGGTCGGGCAGGGCCTCCAGGTCCACGCCCGGGCCGCGATCCTCGATCCGGATCTCGAAACGGTCCACCTTGGGCGTGAAGGTCACCTTCACGGGCTTGTCCTTGACCAGCTTGTTCCCGTGGCGCATGGCGTTGGCGATGCCCTCCTGGATCGCCAGCCAGAGGCGCTCGCCATCCTCCTGGCTGAAGCTGAGGTGCTTCAAGAATTCCGCACCCACCACCTGAATGAGGTCGATGAATCGCAGGTCCGTGTTGCAGGTGAGGACGACGGGCAGAAGGGCGGGATGGGCCATGGGCTAGAAATCCCTTTCAGAGATCAGGGGAACCAAAGCCAAGGTACTTGGAATCCCGGCCCCGGGGCCAGAGGTTTTGCCAGGGCCCGACGGGCGCCCAGGCTGGAAGGCGCGTGTCCGAGATCACAATTAAGAATACATGGTCCTAAATATGGAAAATTGTGGAACACTGCTTCCCGGCGCCCGGTGAGCGCGCGATGGAGGCTTCGATGAAGGCAAGGTGGTGGCTGGTGTTGCTGGTGCTCCTCGCGGGCTTTGGCGTGTTGGGCCTGGGAGGGCGGCAGATCGCCCAGAATGCTCCACCCATCCCGCAGCGCGTGGTGGCCGAGGACGGCACCCAGCTGGTAGGTCCGGGGCAGATTCTCAAAGGCCAGGTCAGCTACCTGGGACACGGCGGCCAGCACATCGGATCCATCTGGGGCCACGGCGCTTACCTTGCACCTGACTGGTCGGCCAAGGCCTTGCACCAGTGGGCCGCGCACACCCTCGAGGGGGTGAAGGTCCAGGGCACTTCCGTGGCCGATGCCAAGGCCAGCACCATTTCTATATTTCAGAGCAACAGGTATGAATCATCCACCGGCACGCTGACGCTGAACGCGGCGCAGGCCAAGGCCTATCTCCAGGCCCGCGCTGAACTGGCGAAGGTCGCGGTGGAGGGCGACAAGGGCGCCGCCATTCCCGCCCGCTGGATCCCCACCCTGGAGGAAGGCGAGCGCGTGGCCGACTTCTGGCTGTGGACCGCCTGGGCGGCCGCGGCCCGGCGTCCCGGCGCGGATCACAGCTACACCCAGAACTGGCCGCAGGAGCCCCTGGTGGGCAACGCCATCACGCCCATCAGCCACCTCTGGAGCATCC harbors:
- the crcB gene encoding fluoride efflux transporter CrcB gives rise to the protein MGVHSFLAVGVGAALGAWLRWGLGALLNPLVPTLPLGTVAANLLGGYLVGVAVAVFAQHPGLAPEARLLIITGFLGGLTTFSTFSAEAVHLLTRGEYAWAAGHMAIHLAGSLSMTLLGLLTVKVFVKA
- a CDS encoding DUF190 domain-containing protein, whose protein sequence is MRGTFLIFYVQEDRTRHGILVYEWLLKHARGLGLKGGSAVKAIAGFGRHGLIHADHFIELAGDLPVEVSFMASDEEADRLLASIGSEGLSVFYVRIPAECGVLNPEAHP
- the coaD gene encoding pantetheine-phosphate adenylyltransferase; its protein translation is MRSAIYPGSFDPVTLGHWDLIQRAAKLVDRLVVAVLHNPAKSPAFSVDERVAMLKELTATLPQVEVTTFHGLLVDFAKAQNAQFIIRGVRAFSDFEYEFQMALMNRKLAPELETVFLMPKEKYSAVSSRFVREIGSMGGNLSELVPEILRTRISERLLKG
- a CDS encoding D-alanine--D-alanine ligase family protein, producing the protein MSEKLSVGLLFGGESPEHEVSIVTARAIAEHLDSVRFQVRPMGIARNGVWAVLGDPFARLAAGELPERSDHPFLPLEKGAEATPLPDVFFNALHGAGGEDGQIQGYLELLHRPYTGAGLLAMAAGMDKWITKRLWESEGLPVVPYVGLTEERWRREAAVCLAECAKLGLPLFVKPANLGSSIGVEKVKRAEDLPAALDRAFTFDRRVLVEQGLDVREIEVAVLGGDEPQVSQPGEVIVADEFYTFEDKYLHGKSRTEIPANIPEELADLVRKLAARAFAASDGYGMARVDFFLERLTGRVFLNELNFIPGFTSISMYPKMMAASGVPYADLLTRLIDLALARHAQIVVKQKGFQSGSDWFRGAQG
- a CDS encoding DUF1858 domain-containing protein; the protein is MNITPETKIGAFLEAHPELQEALIARVPEFAKLRNPILRRTVAKLATVEQAARVAGLPAAELVRFLRELTGETTATPGRADGAPVEDPRPDWAQPASVRSTLDADGLLAAGEHPLARTRRALLTLAPGEALQLLSPFRPEPLLEQFRQEGLPCWCETEGAGRFRTWILKR
- a CDS encoding flagellar basal body rod C-terminal domain-containing protein, giving the protein MDGFGIALSGLRAASAGLAVQANNVANLQSDGFRAKRVAFVAEPGGGVRAQGAPEDPAPGVPGASNVDLASEAVQGMGFDLMYKANLKVLKAEDERLKATLDLKA
- a CDS encoding divergent polysaccharide deacetylase family protein, with the protein product MARGKGKRTSTLALVAWGAFTLLLGLGVGLLLGQQGCGKREAPVKREAPKPEPRKPEKKSAEPKVAPAPEAAKPPSPEPARPLPVLALVIDDLGYVQPELVTRLCSLPVAFSVAVLPYQEHTRVSADIAYRLGKEVMLHLPMEPIGYPGPSRDPGPNAILYNLPEAEVRRRVRMALEEVPHRVGVNNHMGSRITPDRLRMGWVLQEIKARKYFFVDSRTEKDSVAFDVAEKLGIPTVQRRVFLDDDKAFPEMEKQWDRAIKLAEKDGSVLIIGHIYPETVEALEKLVARSKGLVRFVKAGDLAK
- a CDS encoding cation transporter, whose amino-acid sequence is MNSGVNQVDWRRRALWLSALTIGYNLAEGLVSMAFGWADDSVALFGFGADSFIEVASALLVLWKLLDHGNLERERKATRSIGWLFLALALGIAGGALLQLTARVHPPTTLPGLIISALSLTFMVFLWRAKLRVARAPDSATVEADAACSLACIQLSVVLFAGSLLFLLLPALWWVDAAAALGLAGLIGKEGLGMIRAARSAAFTGGCGCGH
- a CDS encoding ATP-binding protein, encoding MAHPALLPVVLTCNTDLRFIDLIQVVGAEFLKHLSFSQEDGERLWLAIQEGIANAMRHGNKLVKDKPVKVTFTPKVDRFEIRIEDRGPGVDLEALPDPNLPENLLKPGGRGVFFMRQVMDEVHMERHPQGSTLVLVKARKVREPHP
- a CDS encoding DUF438 domain-containing protein, whose product is MSELLNNREHRIATLKEIILHLHRGEAPEQVKARLAHMVGEVDATEIAAMEQSLMADGMSPEEVKSMCDLHAEVLQDAVAKPIAPREVPPGHPVDTFRRENRAVESALGSARERVAALESVADQAYPTTERLAVLGAFNALMDVDKHYQRKEHLVFSVLERHGNTGPSKVMWAKDDEVRDLLKGAIEVLREESLSGAELKILVPTVLRPALAALESMIYKEETILLPMCLGLFTEEEWGEVWRDSPRYGWCLVEPAAGYAPPVATLPEDPIRLPEASAVAFPSGSLSFQQLIGIFSSLPVDITFVDADDRVAFFSEGPDRVFARSRTILGREVKHCHPPKSVDVVERILNDFKAGRQTVAEFWIQMQGKFVHIRYFAVRDEAGAYLGTLEVTQDLTRLRALEGDRRLLEYDAPAQA
- a CDS encoding S41 family peptidase — translated: MHARTWLSVFSLPLVTAFTLPVLQQGTPPKAAAKPGGRPVPQDPLAGLSDIQDVLALVQQNYVDAPDMEKVVSGGVQAVLERSHPLNAYLSAEDLRLPDPGPAEAGLTVMKRGNLYATVLAVVPGGPAAKAGIQAGDVIRKVDGDSVGRLSSWALERRLRGEEGSTLDLYRYSNATGDLAKTTLHRQRLAAAPATLKQGVGATLLTLPDLAPGRAEELKKLLASVDRSHTLVLDLRQCAKGSMEEAAAVAGLLGAKETFGTLQEAGKPDRPVAVIGSGTPFARLALLMGRSSLGASEVLATCLKKGGAKVFGEKTLGLGVERSRFPLKQGGAVELVSRRWLGAGGEKLDRQGVAPDQVLRLADADDALTKVLAALQAPPPAAKPDAKPVAKAS